A stretch of Brassica rapa cultivar Chiifu-401-42 chromosome A08, CAAS_Brap_v3.01, whole genome shotgun sequence DNA encodes these proteins:
- the LOC117127215 gene encoding uncharacterized protein LOC117127215 — translation MVLIYVKSGEWMCSRGDDWSFVVDKERRGRMVTLATTTTLKQLKIMVCEDYGVDHNAINAEFSYSLLNQKGNPPIIITNDRQASNFVGYAKRESSTTLCVMFSVSGVNQKERVNIDLNKEPCDSSNVEDEEVPEINRAEFVKPSKESFVKRTNHVAADGCGPLRSENIELFQNNGDSDKDGRAWRGDFVKKDQIFTSKGVLKATMEILAMKNNFDYTVIKSTRKWWYIRCKDALCNWTVRAEGIDGSTYFMINQCDGRHSCAPSKKRKFGKTASARTIGTLIQHRFDDANDGPKPNDIIQFMRMEHSCEITYWHAWEAREFAIAAARGIPDRSYSKIPAYLHMIKEANPGTHTHYETNEKGRFMYLFMSFGQSVRGFYNAMRRVIVVDGTFLKNKYKGTLLVATAVDGNSNLYPIAFGVVDSENDDSWGWFFRQLKVVIADCQDLAFVSDRNASISKAIGTVYPRSAHGICIHHLLTNVVSFFKTKGLTALVEKASRAYRYTEFQERITEIFDMSPELGRYLREADVRKWARSLFPGSRYDIRTTNPAESINSVLRIPREYPVIPLLDSIRELLTRWFYERRLLSSKHLDPLTAKVERKIDRRIVKAKGFQVYKVDNFRSVVKGDIYDCHVDLERRTCTCGKYDIGKIPCRHAIPAIYSRGMEVHRFTDALYSTAAWRTAYADSINPIAVVESEWNVPAEVKLAKVLPPKTRKSAGRPVKRRYESVEDKIASSQGSKKNKKHKCSRCGTEGHKRGTCDLPI, via the exons ATGGTTCTAATCTATGTCAAATCGGGTGAATGGATGTGTAGTCGCGGTGATGACTGGAGTTTCGTGGTAGACAAAGAAAGGCGTGGTCGAATGGTAACATTAGCAACTACTACTACGTTGAAGCAGCTCAAGATAATGGTGTGTGAGGATTATGGGGTGGACCATAATGCCATTAATGCCGAGTTCAGTTATTCGTTGTTGAATCAAAAAGGGAATCCTCCTATTATTATCACCAATGATCGGCAAGCATCTAATTTTGTGGGCTATGCAAAGAGGGAATCGTCTACTACCTTGTGTGTGATGTTCTCTGTTTCCGGTGTAAATCAAAAGGAACGAGTCAATATCGATTTGAATAAGGAGCCTTGCGATTCAAGTAatgttgaggatgaagaagttcCTGAGATAAATCGAGCAGAGTTTGTCAAGCCGTCAAAGGAGTCTTTTGTTAAAAGAACGAATCATGTCGCTGCAGATGGTTGCGGTCCTTTAAGGAGTGAAAACATTGAACTTTTTCAAAACAATGGAGACAGTGATAAGGATGGTCGAGCTTGGAGAGGAGACTTCGTGAAGAAGGATCAAATTTTCACAAGTAAAGGGGTTCTGAAGGCAACAATGGAAATTTTAGCGATGAAGAATAATTTCGATTACACTGTTATCAAATCCACGAGAAAATGGTGGTATATTCGATGTAAAGATGCATTGTGCAACTGGACTGTGCGTGCAGAAGGAATAGATGGGTCTACATATTTCATGATCAACCAATGTGATGGAAGACATTCATGTGCTCCTTCAAAGAAAAGGAAATTCGGAAAAACAGCATCAGCAAGAACAATTGGGACTCTGATACAACATCGATTTGATGATGCAAACGATGGCCCAAAACCGAATGACATCATTCAATTTATGAGAATGGAGCATAGTTGTGAGATTACTTATTGGCACGCTTGGGAAGCTCGTGAGTTTGCTATTGCAGCTGCTAGAGGTATACCAGATCGCAGTTACTCTAAAATACCAGCATATCTGCATATGATTAAAGAAGCAAATCCTGGTACGCATACTCACTATGAAACTAATGAGAAGGGAAGATTCATGTATCTATTTATGTCATTTGGGCAATCAGTTAGAGGATTCTACAATGCAATGCGAAGGGTGATTGTTGTTGACGGAACttttctgaaaaataaatacaaagggACACTTCTTGTTGCTACTGCTGTAGATGGTAACTCTAATTTGTATCCGATTGCATTTGGGGTTGTTGATTCAGAGAATGACGATTCTTGGGGGTGGTTCTTCAGACAGTTGAAAGTGGTTATTGCTGATTGTCAAGACCTAGCTTTTGTCTCAGATAGAAATGCGTCTATTTCTAAAGCTATTGGGACTGTCTACCCTCGATCAGCACATGGAATTTGCATTCATCACTTATTGACCAATGTGGTCTCATTTTTCAAGACAAAAGGATTGACTGCGTTGGTAGAAAAGGCTTCACGGGCATATAGATACACTGAATTTCAAGAACGTATCACCGAAATTTTTGATATGAGTCCTGAGCTTGGAAGATATCTACGGGAGGCTGATGTGCGCAAATGGGCTCGTTCTCTCTTCCCTGGTTCCAGGTATGACATTAGGACCACGAACCCTGCAGAGTCTATAAATTCAGTTCTTAGAATACCTAGAGAATATCCGGTTATTCCTTTGCTTGATAGTATAAGAGAACTGTTGACTCGATGGTTCTATGAGCGTCGCTTGTTAAGCTCAAAGCATCTAGATCCTTTAACCGCTAAGGTGGAGAGAAAGATTGATAGGAGAATTGTGAAGGCAAAAGGATTCCAGGTTTACAAGGTTGACAACTTCAGATCGGTTGTAAAAGGAGACATATATGATTGTCATGTTGATTTGGAAAGAAGAACATGCACATGTGGTAAGTATGATATAGGAAAAATTCCTTGCCGACACGCCATTCCTGCAATTTATTCACGAG GTATGGAAGTGCACAGATTCACTGACGCCTTATACAGCACTGCAGCGTGGAGAACCGCCTATGCAGATTCCATTAATCCAATAGCAGTTGTAGAGTCAGAATGGAATGTCCCTGCTGAGGTTAAACTTGCAAAGGTTTTACCACCAAAGACAAGAAAGAGTGCTGGTCGACCAGTAAAGAGAAGGTatgaatcagtagaagacaagATCGCATCTTCTCAAGGatcaaagaagaataaaaagcaTAAGTGTAGCCGTTGTGGAACTGAAGGACACAAGAGAGGAACATGCGATTTACCCATCTAG
- the LOC103831396 gene encoding uncharacterized protein LOC103831396: MTSVRGSVDNPVKKEKTEMNTAPPPSQWEKWCKRKGHGLQLSDSPLPEDASPQASLYYISEESWKGFTEWALKPIPLTIGPTCFNLSVATRVVSAGKWLGNEEMDAVMFIWRVNTTLNRWAPRRVAFMSAMFCLQVDAAYKKFLPNKKAYQLPDFLLGYGRGELPSHGRTDLVWGVDVDRLYFPLFVNGNHWVGVCVNIIERKVEVFDCGRGKNRQYVEKFAAIIPRIVKSVAPQERQKQLLLSSYSIVDVPMKLRLNKSCCDCGAYALKHLECSLLGLDVSLVDDEIIMGCRQKIGVDLWEAAHDPIFAEVMTRYVPSPWERSEVFDLEDD, translated from the exons ATGACTTCGGTCCGAGGTTCAGTGGATAATCcagtaaagaaagaaaagacaGAGATGAATACAGCTCCACCGCCGTCACAGTGGGAGAAATGGTGCAAAAGAAAAGGTCATGGACTTCAGCTTAGCGATTCACCATTGCCAGAAGATGCTTCTCCGCAGGCGTCACTTTATTATATCTCCGAAGAGTCATGGAAAGGATTCACGGAATGGGCATTAAAGCCTATACCTTTAACAATTGGTCCTACATGCTTTAATTTGTCTGTAGCTACAAGAGTAGTAAGTGCTGGAAAATGGCTTGGAAACGAG GAGATGGATGCGGTTATGTTTATATGGCGTGTGAACACTACATTGAATCGTTGGGCCCCTCGGCGTGTTGCTTTCATGAGTGCTATGTTTTGCCTCCAAGTAGACGCTGCATACAAGAAGtttttaccaaacaaaaaagCCTATCAATTGCCTGATTTCCTTCTTGGGTACGGCAGAGGAGAGCTTCCATCTCATGGGCGGACTGATCTAGTTTGGGGTGTTGATGTTGATCGACTCTACTTTCCTCTGTTTGTAAATG GTAATCACTGGGTTGGTGTCTGTGTAAACATCATTGAAAGAAAAGTAGAAGTCTTTGATTGCGGTCGGGGAAAGAACAGACAGTACGTTGAGAAGTTTGCTGCTATCATTCCTAGGATTGTGAAGTCCGTTGCACCACAAGAAAGACAGAAGCAGCTACTCCTCTCATCATATTCTATCGTGGATGTGCCTATGAAGTTGAGATTGAATAAAAGTTGTTGTGATTGCGGTGCATACGCTTTGAAGCACTTGGAATGCTCGCTGCTTGGTCTTGACGTCAGTTTAGTGGATGATGAAATCATTATGGGTTGTAGACAGAAGATTGGAGTGGACTTATGGGAGGCTGCACACGACCCCATCTTTGCTGAGGTTATGACACGATATGTGCCTTCACCATGGGAGAGGTCTGAGGTCTTTGACCTGGAGGATGATTGA
- the LOC117127216 gene encoding uncharacterized protein LOC117127216 isoform X2, protein MSEELPKRLFKEGEEPRVTQINNNCRIDYIIRKFQAWLPKELDVVKKDPVFHQIFKLHENGLGYSARVIHSFLCRELVTFLQHELWFVFARRPLRFSLQEFHAVTGFECDTHISIEEFEEWKYDGGFWSKVLRRKDGTITLFNLWTKDKEAVKKWKNADRIRLIYLAIILCVVLARDEKANIPLKYIAVVMDLDRVRRYPWGVAAYDLLCKSIAKNRSQLKEKTTSYVLDGFSYALQIWAMEAVPKIGKLCGKKLDKGFKDGPRCINWMGAAKVSYEEIIRLEEIITPKDDIYPYISWTGNYDVVKAQAFRRDDDVEDDRIKVLMEMIKKGHDFSEHVWETEENEVISLSLDDESAVNDEASVNVEAAESDDDFQTPKGSKNVGSRSKRGKKRLPDRGMEKRKHKVLASGAKQAPFNEDMKAFMTQLFEHNFSGMEQRIQKQMAETFEQMRTELKQSRKEASVEVELGEPSPTKPSTSQAPLRRSTRGVNKH, encoded by the exons ATGTCTGAGGAGCTACCGAAGAGGCTTTTTAAGGAGGGCGAGGAGCCCCGAGTTACTCAGATCAACAACAACTGCAGGATCGACTACATAATCCGAAAGTTCCAAGCGTGGCTGCCAAAGGAGTTGGATGTCGTGAAGAAAGACCCGGTTTTTCATCAGATTTTTAAGCTCCATGAGAATGGTCTTGGATACTCTGCGAGGGTGATACACAGCTTCTTGTGTAGGGAGCTGGTGACTTTCTTACAGCACGAGCTATGGTTTGTCTTTGCGAGGAGACCGCTTCGATTCTCATTGCAAGAGTTCCACGCCGTAACCGGGTTTGAATGCGATACTCACATTTCGATTGAGGAGTTTGAAGAGTGGAAATATGATGGTGGTTTCTGGAGCAAGGTTTTGAGGAGAAAAGATGGAACAATTACACTCTTCAACCTGTGGACTAAGGACAAGGAAGCTGTAAAGAAATGGAAGAATGCAGATCGCATACGTCTTATCTACTTGGCGATCATTCTTTGTGTGGTATTGGCGAGAGATGAGAAGGCTAATATCCCCCTGAAGTACATCGCGGTGGTCATGGATCTTGACAGAGTTCGAAGGTATCCTTGGGGAGTTGCTGCTTATGACCTTCTCTGCAAATCCATAGCCAAAAATCGTTCCCAACTGAAGGAAAAGACCACTAGCTATGTCTTGGATGGCTTCTCATACGCCTTGcagatttgggcaatggaagcGGTGCCAAAAATCGGGAAGCTTTGTGGAAAAAAGCTGGATAAGGGTTTCAAGGACGGTCCTAGATGCATAAACTGGATGGGAGCTGCGAAGGTGTCATATGAGGAGATCATTCGCTTGGAGGAGATTATTACACCCAAG GATGACATCTACCCATACATCTCATGGACAGGAAATTATGATGTTGTCAAAGCTCAGGCGTTTCGCAGAGATGATGATGTGGAGGATGACAGAATCAAGGTtctgatggagatgataaaGAAGGGGCATGATTTTAGTGAGCATGTTTGGGAAactgaagaaaatgaagtgatTTCTTTATCTCTCGATGACGAATCAGCTGTGAATGATGAAGCAAGCGTGAATGTTGAAGCAGCCGAGAGTGATGACGACTTTCAGACTCCGAAAGGATCAAAAAACGTTGGTTCTAGATCAAAGAGGGGTAAAAAGAGGCTTCCCGATCGTGGTATGGAGAAGAGAAAGCATAAGGTTCTCGCAAGTGGCGCAAAGCAAGCTCCTTTTAATGAAGACATGAAGGCTTTTATGACACAGTTGTTTGAGCACAACTTCTCTGGAATGGAACAAAGGATACAGAAACAGATGGCCGAGACATTTGAGCAGATGCGGACAGAGCTTAAACAATCACGTAAGGAAGCCAGCGTTGAAGTTGAGCTTGGAGAGCCTTCACCGACAAAGCCATCGACGAGCCAGGCACCGTTGAGGAGGTCCACACGCGGGGTAAACAAACACTAG
- the LOC103834510 gene encoding serine/threonine-protein kinase Aurora-1, with product MAIATEKEVSDVSAVAQKRWNLGDFDIGKPLGRGKFGHVYLAREKRSNHIVALKVLFKTQLQQSQVEHQLRREVEIQSHLRNPNILRLYGYFYDQKRVYLILEYAARGELYKELQKCKYFSERRAATYVASLARALIYCHGKHVIHRDIKPENLLIGAQGELKIADFGWSVHTFNRRRTMCGTLDYLPPEMVESVEHDASVDIWSLGILCYEFLYGVPPFEAMEHSDTYRRIVQVDLKFPPKPIVSASAKDLIGQMLVKESAQRLPLHKLLEHPWIVQNADPSGIYRG from the exons ATGGCGATCGCTACGGAGAAG gagGTTTCAGATGTATCAGCAGTTGCACAAAAGAGATGGAATCTGGGTGATTTCGACATCGGAAAGCCTCTTGGAAGAGGCAAGTTTGGTCACGTTTACCTTGCTCGAGAGAAGCGCAGCAACCACATTGTCGCCCTAAAGGTTCTTTTCAAGACACAGCTTCAACAATCTCAAGTCGAGCATCAGCTCAGAAGAGAAGTTGAGATCCAGTCTCATCTTCGTAACCCCAATATACTCCGGCTCTATGGTTACTTCTATGATCAG AAAAGGGTTTATTTGATACTTGAGTATGCTGCTAGAGGCGAGCTTTACAAGGAGCTTCAGAAATGCAAATACTTTAGCGAGAGACGAGCTGCTACT TATGTTGCATCGTTGGCGAGGGCTCTCATCTATTGCCATGGCAAGCATGTGATACACAGAGATATCAAACCAGAGAATCTGTTAATCGGTGCTCAG GGTGAGCTCAAGATTGCAGACTTTGGTTGGTCAGTGCACACATTTAACCGCAGAAGGACAATGTGTGGGACGCTTGATTACCTTCCTCCTGAGATGG TTGAAAGCGTAGAACATGATGCAAGTGTAGATATCTGGAGCCTAGGGATTCTCTGTTACGAGTTCCTTTATGGTGTACCTCCTTTTGAAGCTATGGAGCACTCGGACACATACAGAAG GATTGTGCAAGTCGACCTCAAGTTCCCTCCTAAACCAATCGTGTCTGCATCTGCAAAGGATCTGATTGGCCAG ATGCTTGTCAAGGAGTCTGCACAACGTCTGCCACTGCACAAACTTCTTGAGCACCCATGGATTGTGCAGAACGCTGATCCTTCTGGAATCTACAGGGGTTGA
- the LOC117127216 gene encoding uncharacterized protein LOC117127216 isoform X1 — MILKPLHVELIILSRFVAMSEELPKRLFKEGEEPRVTQINNNCRIDYIIRKFQAWLPKELDVVKKDPVFHQIFKLHENGLGYSARVIHSFLCRELVTFLQHELWFVFARRPLRFSLQEFHAVTGFECDTHISIEEFEEWKYDGGFWSKVLRRKDGTITLFNLWTKDKEAVKKWKNADRIRLIYLAIILCVVLARDEKANIPLKYIAVVMDLDRVRRYPWGVAAYDLLCKSIAKNRSQLKEKTTSYVLDGFSYALQIWAMEAVPKIGKLCGKKLDKGFKDGPRCINWMGAAKVSYEEIIRLEEIITPKDDIYPYISWTGNYDVVKAQAFRRDDDVEDDRIKVLMEMIKKGHDFSEHVWETEENEVISLSLDDESAVNDEASVNVEAAESDDDFQTPKGSKNVGSRSKRGKKRLPDRGMEKRKHKVLASGAKQAPFNEDMKAFMTQLFEHNFSGMEQRIQKQMAETFEQMRTELKQSRKEASVEVELGEPSPTKPSTSQAPLRRSTRGVNKH; from the exons ATGATATTGAAACCTTTACATGTTGAACTAATAATTTTGTCACGGTTTGTAGCTATGTCTGAGGAGCTACCGAAGAGGCTTTTTAAGGAGGGCGAGGAGCCCCGAGTTACTCAGATCAACAACAACTGCAGGATCGACTACATAATCCGAAAGTTCCAAGCGTGGCTGCCAAAGGAGTTGGATGTCGTGAAGAAAGACCCGGTTTTTCATCAGATTTTTAAGCTCCATGAGAATGGTCTTGGATACTCTGCGAGGGTGATACACAGCTTCTTGTGTAGGGAGCTGGTGACTTTCTTACAGCACGAGCTATGGTTTGTCTTTGCGAGGAGACCGCTTCGATTCTCATTGCAAGAGTTCCACGCCGTAACCGGGTTTGAATGCGATACTCACATTTCGATTGAGGAGTTTGAAGAGTGGAAATATGATGGTGGTTTCTGGAGCAAGGTTTTGAGGAGAAAAGATGGAACAATTACACTCTTCAACCTGTGGACTAAGGACAAGGAAGCTGTAAAGAAATGGAAGAATGCAGATCGCATACGTCTTATCTACTTGGCGATCATTCTTTGTGTGGTATTGGCGAGAGATGAGAAGGCTAATATCCCCCTGAAGTACATCGCGGTGGTCATGGATCTTGACAGAGTTCGAAGGTATCCTTGGGGAGTTGCTGCTTATGACCTTCTCTGCAAATCCATAGCCAAAAATCGTTCCCAACTGAAGGAAAAGACCACTAGCTATGTCTTGGATGGCTTCTCATACGCCTTGcagatttgggcaatggaagcGGTGCCAAAAATCGGGAAGCTTTGTGGAAAAAAGCTGGATAAGGGTTTCAAGGACGGTCCTAGATGCATAAACTGGATGGGAGCTGCGAAGGTGTCATATGAGGAGATCATTCGCTTGGAGGAGATTATTACACCCAAG GATGACATCTACCCATACATCTCATGGACAGGAAATTATGATGTTGTCAAAGCTCAGGCGTTTCGCAGAGATGATGATGTGGAGGATGACAGAATCAAGGTtctgatggagatgataaaGAAGGGGCATGATTTTAGTGAGCATGTTTGGGAAactgaagaaaatgaagtgatTTCTTTATCTCTCGATGACGAATCAGCTGTGAATGATGAAGCAAGCGTGAATGTTGAAGCAGCCGAGAGTGATGACGACTTTCAGACTCCGAAAGGATCAAAAAACGTTGGTTCTAGATCAAAGAGGGGTAAAAAGAGGCTTCCCGATCGTGGTATGGAGAAGAGAAAGCATAAGGTTCTCGCAAGTGGCGCAAAGCAAGCTCCTTTTAATGAAGACATGAAGGCTTTTATGACACAGTTGTTTGAGCACAACTTCTCTGGAATGGAACAAAGGATACAGAAACAGATGGCCGAGACATTTGAGCAGATGCGGACAGAGCTTAAACAATCACGTAAGGAAGCCAGCGTTGAAGTTGAGCTTGGAGAGCCTTCACCGACAAAGCCATCGACGAGCCAGGCACCGTTGAGGAGGTCCACACGCGGGGTAAACAAACACTAG